One genomic segment of Kordiimonas sp. SCSIO 12603 includes these proteins:
- the rpoH gene encoding RNA polymerase sigma factor RpoH, whose translation MSQSNLPTLSPEGSLSSYLQEIRKYPMLEADQEYMLAKAWAEHEDSKAARTMVTSHLRLVAKIAMGYRGYGLPVADLISEGNVGMMQAVKRFDPEKGFRLATYAMWWIRAAIQEYILRSWSLVKIGTTAAQKKLFFNLRRLKGQISAVEEGDLTPENVTKIAEKLDVAEDDVVSMNRRMSAHDHSLNAPLKADAEGEWQDWLVDENPDQETIVADNEERDQRLKLLTDAMENLNERERHILTERRLAEPAKTLEELSQHYGVSRERVRQIEVRAFEKVQKAMRLAASETGMGNLSSH comes from the coding sequence ATGTCACAAAGTAATTTGCCTACCTTGTCCCCTGAAGGAAGCCTTTCTTCATACCTTCAGGAAATTCGCAAATACCCAATGTTAGAAGCTGATCAGGAATATATGCTCGCCAAAGCATGGGCTGAGCATGAAGACAGTAAAGCTGCGCGCACTATGGTAACAAGCCACCTGCGCCTCGTAGCTAAAATTGCTATGGGTTACCGCGGTTACGGCCTTCCGGTTGCTGACCTGATTTCCGAGGGTAACGTAGGCATGATGCAAGCGGTGAAACGCTTTGACCCAGAAAAAGGTTTCCGTCTGGCAACATACGCAATGTGGTGGATTAGAGCCGCTATTCAGGAATATATCCTTCGTAGTTGGAGCCTGGTTAAAATCGGCACAACTGCCGCTCAGAAGAAACTATTCTTCAACCTGCGCCGCCTTAAAGGCCAGATTTCCGCAGTTGAGGAAGGTGACCTGACGCCTGAGAATGTAACTAAAATTGCTGAAAAGCTAGATGTTGCGGAAGATGACGTGGTTTCCATGAACCGCCGTATGAGCGCGCATGACCACTCCCTGAACGCTCCCCTTAAAGCCGACGCTGAAGGAGAATGGCAGGACTGGCTGGTTGATGAAAACCCCGATCAGGAAACGATCGTTGCGGATAACGAGGAACGGGACCAGCGCCTCAAGTTACTTACGGATGCTATGGAAAATCTGAACGAACGTGAACGTCATATTCTTACAGAGCGCCGTTTGGCGGAACCTGCTAAAACGCTGGAAGAATTATCCCAACATTATGGTGTAAGCCGCGAACGCGTACGCCAGATTGAAGTGAGGGCGTTTGAAAAAGTGCAAAAAGCCATGCGATTGGCAGCTTCAGAAACCGGGATGGGCAATCTATCATCCCACTAA
- a CDS encoding RluA family pseudouridine synthase — translation MNDLHEIQVPADSAATRLDKLLADAMPDISRSRLKALIKEGNISLNGKAVTSPSAKVKAGEIYSITVPEAEDAEPQAENIPLDVIFEDDHLIVVNKPAGMVVHPAPGSPTGTLVNALLHHCAGSLSGIGGVKRPGIVHRIDKETSGLLVMAKHDKAHNGLAEQFADHSIERKYTAVCRGFPNPLNGHVEGNIARHPVDRKRMAVAENGGKWAKTHYRTINTFAQAGHAIATEIECQLETGRTHQVRVHMAHIGNPLVGDPVYNKNNKVSAQVKGKPRAALQSFNRQALHARSLGFIHPIEGKLFKFESELPYDMKELLEALDAYRV, via the coding sequence ATGAACGACTTACACGAAATACAAGTTCCAGCAGATAGTGCTGCTACACGGCTTGATAAGCTGCTTGCAGACGCAATGCCAGACATTTCTCGCTCACGGCTCAAAGCACTTATCAAAGAAGGCAATATTAGCCTGAACGGAAAAGCTGTCACAAGCCCATCTGCAAAGGTAAAAGCAGGCGAGATATATTCTATCACAGTCCCCGAAGCAGAAGATGCTGAACCTCAGGCTGAAAACATACCGCTCGATGTGATTTTTGAGGATGATCACCTGATTGTGGTGAACAAACCTGCAGGCATGGTGGTGCATCCTGCGCCCGGCAGCCCAACAGGTACACTTGTGAATGCCCTATTGCATCACTGTGCAGGGTCTCTCAGCGGTATTGGCGGCGTGAAGCGCCCCGGTATTGTGCACCGTATTGATAAGGAAACCAGTGGCCTTCTGGTGATGGCAAAACACGATAAGGCCCATAACGGCCTTGCAGAACAGTTTGCTGACCATAGTATCGAACGCAAATACACAGCGGTGTGCAGAGGTTTTCCAAATCCGCTTAACGGCCATGTAGAAGGGAACATTGCCCGCCACCCTGTTGACCGCAAGCGTATGGCAGTTGCTGAAAACGGCGGCAAATGGGCCAAAACCCACTACCGCACCATCAACACATTCGCGCAAGCAGGTCATGCTATCGCCACTGAAATTGAATGCCAGCTGGAAACAGGCCGCACGCATCAGGTACGCGTTCATATGGCGCATATTGGCAATCCGCTGGTAGGTGATCCGGTTTACAACAAAAACAATAAAGTTTCCGCGCAGGTTAAAGGCAAACCGCGTGCAGCGCTTCAAAGCTTTAACCGGCAGGCACTTCACGCCCGCTCGCTTGGTTTTATTCACCCTATTGAAGGTAAGCTCTTTAAATTTGAGAGCGAATTACCATATGATATGAAGGAACTACTTGAAGCGCTGGATGCCTATCGGGTTTAG